One window of Medicago truncatula cultivar Jemalong A17 chromosome 2, MtrunA17r5.0-ANR, whole genome shotgun sequence genomic DNA carries:
- the LOC112416623 gene encoding uncharacterized protein, with protein MWEKITAYLAEKEIQTAREAESSKSKNTEKLEDGPTDIEVEDQKLDCIYDDEPLGFEEDPMGSTTKMKAQDPLEEIDLGDGTVKRPTYVSVKIPEKFKCQIAELLRKYKDCFAWDYNEMSGLKREVVELKLPIRQDKKPVKQIPRIEINQNKTKAIIETKAPSTKKELQSLLGKINFLRRFISNLSGKTQAFSPLLRLKKDDIFKWEPEHQKAFNEIKSYLVNPPVLSPLLKSRRMKLYIATSDGTIGSMLAQEDEYGTERAIYYLSRVLNDVETRYHPSEKLCLCLFFSCTKLKHYIKPFDVYVYSHFDIIKHMLSKPILHSRFGKWALALTEYSLTYQSLKAVKGQIVADFIVDHSISEVLTTEIDNHPWNLYFDGSSHKNGTGIGIVLISPKHHKFEHMFRINQFFSNNEAEYEALITGLEIALELGARCIEIRGDSELVLKQMTREYMCVKESLVTYHAIASRLLKQFRHVGIRHVPRMENQNANDLAQRASGYKVSKERTQEPIEIRNRRNSIECSPGKSLTPKLGGTRASQDSLKGTDSVEIFVINDLNENDWHKPIVDYLENSNGATPRKVKYRALSYVIMGSELFKKTSEGVLLKCLGETDAYLAVSNTHDGTCGTHQAGHKMKWLLFRQGMYWPTMLKDCIEFAKGCQGCQKYAGIQRVPASELHAIIKPWPFRGWALDVIGEIKPTSSKGYRYILVGIDYFTKWIEAIPLKDVTQEEVIRFIQKFIIYRFGIPETITTDQGSVFTGRKIVKFAEDTGFKLLTLTPYYAQANGQVEAANKNIIAIIKRKLKAKPKNWPEILGEA; from the exons ATGTGGGAGAAAATTACGGCCTACTTGGCCGAAAAAGAGATACAAACGGCCAGAGAGGCCGAATCTTCGAAGTCAAAGAACACTGAGAAGTTAGAAGACGGACCAACAGATATCGAGGTCGAAGACCAGAAACTGGATtgcatttatgatgatgaaccgTTGGGCTTCGAAGAGGATCCTATGGGATCCACCACGAAAATGAAGGCACAAGATCCCCTTGAAGAAATTGATTTGGGTGACGGAACGGTTAAAAGACCTACTTATGTAAGTGTCAAAAtccccgaaaaatttaaatgtcaaaTTGCAGAGCtattaagaaaatacaaagattgcttTGCATGGGATTACAACGAGatgtctggtttgaaacgagaagTGGTGGAGTTAAAATTACCAATTCGACAGGATAAAAAGCCAGTCAAGCAGATTCCGC GAATCGAGATCAACCAGaacaaaaccaaagcaataattGAGACCAAGGCTCCTTCTACAAAGAAAGAATTACAGTCTCTATTAGGGAAAATCAACTTTCTCCGAAGATTTATATCAAATCTAAGTGGCAAGACACAGGCTTTCTCACCACTGCTTCGGTTGAAGAAAGATGATATTTTCAAATGGGAACCTGAGCACCAAAAAGCTTTCAATGAAATCAAGTCTTATTTGGTAAATCCTCCGGTCCTTTCTCCTTTGTTGAAGAGTAGAAGAATGAAGTTATATATAGCAACGTCAGATGGCACTATCGGAAGTATGTTAGCACAAGAGGATGAATATGGCACAGAAAGggccatttattatttaagtcGAGTACTTAATGATGTTGAAACAAGATACCATCCTAGTGAAAaactttgtttgtgtttattcttCTCATGTACAAAACTCAAGCATTATATAAAGCCTTTTGACGTTTATGTGTATTCCcattttgatatcattaaacATATGTTGTCGAAGCCAATTTTACATAGCCGATTCGGGAAATGGGCCTTGGCATTGACAGAATATTCATTAACATATCAATCATTAAAAGCTGTCAAAGGCCAAATTGTGGCTGATTTCATTGTAGATCATTCAATAAGCGAGGTTTTGACAACCGAAATAGACAACCATCCATGGAATTTATATTTCGATGGTTCTAGTCATAAAAATGGTACTGGCATAGGGATAGTCCTAATATCGCCCAAACACCATAAATTCGAACACATGTTTCGAATCAATCAGTTTTTCTCTAACAACGAGGCCGAGTACGAGGCTTTAATTACAGGTCTAGAGATTGCACTCGAACTAGGGGCAAGATGCATCGAAATCAGAGGAGACTCTGAACTTGTCCTCAAACAGATGACTAGAGAATATATGTGCGTTAAAGAAAGTTTGGTCACCTATCATGCAATAGCTAGCAGATTGCTAAAACAGTTCCGCCATGTGGGCATTCGGCACGTACCTCGCATGGAGAACCAAAATGCAAATGACCTAGCACAGAGGGCCTCTGGGTACAAAGTCTCCAAGGAACGGACGCAAGAGCCAATAGAAATAAGAAACAGGCGAAACTCGATAGAATGTTCTCCTGGCAAATCGTTAACGCCAAAACTTGGGGGGACCAGAGCAAGTCAAGATTCCCTAAAAGGTACGGACTCTGtcgaaatttttgtcattaacgATTTGAATGAAAACGATTGGCATAAGCCCATAGTAGATTATCTGGAAAATTCAAATGGAGCCACCCCTCGAAAAGTGAAATACAGAGCCTTGAGCTATGTGATAATGGGTAGTGAGCTATTCAAAAAGACTTCAGAAGGAGTTTTGTTGAAATGCCTGGGAGAAACAGACGCATATTTGGCTGTTTCCAATACTCATGATGGAACATGCGGGACACACCAAGCAGGCCACAAAATGAAATGGCTCTTATTTCGACAAGGTATGTATTGGCCAACTATGCTCAAAGACTGCATAGAATTCGCAAAAGGATGCCAAGGATGCCAAAAATACGCTGGAATTCAACGCGTCCCAGCGAGTGAACTCCATGCAATAATCAAACCGTGGCCATTTAGAGGATGGGCCTTAGATGTAATAGGGGAGATTAAACCTACTTCATCGAAAGGATACAGATATATCTTAGTAGGGATAGATTATTTTACGAAATGGATAGAAGCAATTCCCTTAAAAGATGTTACTCAAGAGGAAGTTATACGCTTTATCCAAAAGTTCATCATCTATAGGTTTGGTATTCCAGAAACCATAACCACTGACCAAGGATCCGTATTTACTGGTCGAAAGATAGTGAAATTCGCCGAAGATACAGGTTTTAAATTGCTAACTTTGACACCATACTATGCACAGGCAAATGGTCAAGTTGAAGCAGCGAACAAAAACATTATTGCCATTATTAAACGAAAATTAAAAGCAAAGCCCAAGAACTGGCCTGAAATATTAGGCGAAGCTTGA